From a single Gemmatimonadales bacterium genomic region:
- the thiD gene encoding bifunctional hydroxymethylpyrimidine kinase/phosphomethylpyrimidine kinase, producing the protein MRIALTIAGSDSGGGAGIQADLKTFHQFGVFGTTVVTAVTAQNTVGVHGWEPLGVPLVIRQLEAVADDLPPDAVKSGMLGTAELVDAVADALARLRLPNYVLDPVMVATSGDRLLVPEAEQRVAERLVPLAALVTPNLDEARILAQHEVRTVAEMERAGRALLKMGAGAALVKGGHLEAADVVDVLVTRDGVSRFARPKLVTRSTHGTGCTLSAAVAAGLAHGRSLERAVADALDFVHRAMVAAPGLGRGHGPLNHFVEARNGRGEA; encoded by the coding sequence ATGCGGATCGCCCTCACGATCGCCGGCTCCGACTCCGGCGGCGGCGCCGGAATCCAGGCCGATCTCAAGACCTTCCATCAGTTCGGCGTCTTCGGCACCACCGTCGTCACCGCGGTGACGGCGCAGAATACCGTGGGCGTGCACGGCTGGGAGCCGCTCGGCGTCCCGCTGGTCATCCGGCAGCTCGAGGCCGTGGCCGACGACCTCCCGCCCGACGCCGTGAAGAGCGGCATGCTCGGCACCGCCGAGCTGGTGGACGCCGTCGCCGACGCCCTGGCTCGCCTCCGGCTCCCCAACTACGTGCTCGACCCGGTGATGGTGGCCACCTCCGGCGACCGCCTCCTCGTGCCCGAGGCCGAGCAGCGCGTGGCGGAGCGCCTGGTCCCGCTCGCGGCGCTGGTCACGCCCAACCTCGACGAGGCCCGCATCCTGGCGCAGCACGAGGTGCGCACGGTCGCGGAGATGGAACGCGCCGGCCGCGCCCTGCTCAAGATGGGGGCCGGAGCGGCGCTGGTGAAGGGCGGCCACCTCGAGGCGGCGGATGTGGTGGACGTGCTCGTGACCCGAGACGGCGTGAGCCGGTTCGCGCGCCCCAAGCTCGTGACCCGGTCCACCCATGGCACCGGGTGCACGCTCTCGGCCGCCGTGGCCGCGGGCCTCGCCCACGGGCGCTCCCTGGAGCGCGCCGTCGCCGACGCGCTGGACTTCGTGCATCGGGCCATGGTGGCGGCCCCGGGCCTGGGTCGGGGCCACGGACCGCTGAATCATTTCGTTGAGGCAAGAAACGGGAGAGGTGAGGCGTGA
- a CDS encoding RNA methyltransferase, which produces MRAIRMAGNLHTLLRDLQRRHARERRGLVVAEGRRLVEDAVRGGAKVTAVLVADDAREQAAGLLEETGRRGIRTEVAPRRDFDRLADTETPSGVLAVVEWQPLGLGQVRRPDAAPRRTLVIDGVQDPGNVGTMIRTADALGAWLTVALDGTADVRGAKVVRGSMGAVFRHQVAAATFEEWCDYAAREGVTTWIAAASGEPLSALDRAAPDLALVIGNEGQGVRPGWRERGHRAVAVPMRPGAESLNAAVAAGILLFEVSRARA; this is translated from the coding sequence GTGAGGGCGATCCGCATGGCGGGTAATCTGCACACGCTGCTGCGCGATCTCCAACGCCGCCACGCGCGCGAGCGCCGCGGCCTGGTGGTGGCCGAGGGGCGCCGGCTGGTGGAGGACGCGGTCCGCGGCGGCGCGAAGGTCACGGCGGTGCTGGTGGCCGACGACGCCCGGGAGCAGGCGGCCGGGCTGCTCGAGGAGACGGGGCGGAGGGGCATCCGCACCGAGGTGGCGCCGCGGCGTGACTTCGACCGGCTGGCCGACACCGAGACGCCGAGCGGCGTGCTGGCCGTGGTGGAGTGGCAGCCGCTCGGGCTCGGGCAGGTCCGGCGGCCGGACGCCGCCCCGCGGCGCACGCTGGTGATCGACGGCGTGCAGGATCCGGGCAACGTGGGGACGATGATCCGCACCGCGGACGCACTGGGCGCGTGGCTCACGGTGGCGCTGGACGGCACCGCGGACGTGCGGGGCGCGAAGGTCGTGCGCGGCTCGATGGGCGCCGTGTTCCGCCACCAGGTGGCCGCGGCGACCTTCGAGGAGTGGTGCGACTACGCGGCGCGCGAGGGCGTCACCACCTGGATCGCCGCGGCGAGCGGCGAGCCGCTGAGCGCGCTCGACCGCGCGGCGCCCGATCTCGCGCTGGTGATCGGCAACGAGGGCCAGGGCGTGCGGCCCGGCTGGCGGGAGCGCGGGCACCGGGCCGTGGCGGTGCCGATGCGCCCGGGCGCGGAGTCGCTCAACGCGGCGGTCGCCGCCGGCATCCTTCTGTTCGAGGTGTCCCGTGCCCGTGCCTGA
- a CDS encoding prepilin peptidase, translated as MPEPVVLAFVAIFGAMLGSFLNVCVYRLPRNESVVAPRSRCPACGKPIAWYDNVPVLSYLALLGRCRHCRARISVEYPLVELAVGLIWAGAVLWFGLGFAALRAALLATLALGIALTDARHFTIPDEFSLGGLVAGLALSLTPGGLGLIGAGLGAAAGFALLGAVKATGDWALARGLIRGEELDQVLEEGEKPTTLGLGDLKMMAMIGSFVGWRGVLLTAFMGSLAGVMVFLPLLLLKRRSPVPFGVFLAIGAVAAMVAGDWLIAWYASLITASVP; from the coding sequence GTGCCTGAGCCCGTCGTGCTCGCGTTCGTCGCGATCTTCGGCGCGATGCTGGGGAGCTTCCTCAACGTCTGCGTGTACCGACTGCCGCGGAACGAGTCGGTCGTCGCGCCGCGGTCGCGCTGCCCCGCCTGCGGGAAGCCGATCGCGTGGTACGACAACGTGCCGGTGCTCTCCTACCTCGCGCTGCTGGGCCGGTGCCGGCACTGCCGGGCGCGGATCAGCGTGGAGTACCCGCTGGTCGAGCTGGCCGTGGGGTTGATCTGGGCGGGCGCGGTGCTGTGGTTCGGTCTCGGCTTCGCGGCGCTGCGGGCCGCGCTGCTCGCCACCCTCGCGCTCGGCATCGCGCTCACCGACGCCCGCCACTTCACGATCCCCGACGAGTTCTCGCTGGGCGGCCTGGTCGCGGGGCTCGCGCTGTCCCTCACGCCCGGGGGCCTCGGCCTGATCGGCGCCGGGCTCGGCGCGGCGGCCGGCTTCGCGCTGCTCGGGGCCGTGAAGGCGACCGGAGACTGGGCGCTCGCCCGGGGCCTGATCCGCGGCGAGGAGCTGGACCAGGTGCTGGAGGAGGGCGAGAAGCCCACGACCCTGGGCCTCGGCGACCTCAAGATGATGGCGATGATCGGCAGCTTCGTGGGCTGGCGCGGGGTGCTGCTCACCGCGTTCATGGGCTCCCTCGCGGGCGTGATGGTGTTCCTCCCACTGCTGCTCCTCAAGCGGCGCAGCCCCGTGCCGTTCGGCGTCTTTCTGGCCATCGGGGCCGTGGCGGCGATGGTGGCCGGCGACTGGCTGATCGCGTGGTACGCGTCGCTGATCACCGCGAGCGTGCCCTGA
- the add gene encoding adenosine deaminase encodes MTRRRPGAGEERLTRELIRRMPKPELHVHLDGSVRPATLADLAREQKVKLPATDLAELTRYLQVSDARNLMDYLTRFEVTLSVLQVPEALERVTYELVEDGAADGVRYMEIRYSPILCTKKGMPLTEAVEAPLRGMRRAERDFGVRTGLIICGIRNMSPATSMDLANLTVAFKGKGVVAFDLAGAEYNYPAKKHREAFYTVVNANVNATIHAGEAYGPESIAQALHYCHADRIGHGTRLFEDPDLERYVNDRRVPLEVCVTCNVQTHAVPSIEQHPVRRYFDLGIVVSLNTDNRLMSATTVTDEYYLAHTRLGFNRAEIERMILDGFASAFLPYQERMGMVEDAKKELAQLRNGTGALKAAK; translated from the coding sequence ATGACGCGCCGCCGGCCCGGCGCGGGCGAGGAGCGCCTCACGCGGGAGCTGATCCGCCGGATGCCCAAGCCGGAGCTGCACGTCCATCTCGACGGCTCGGTGCGGCCGGCGACGCTGGCCGACCTGGCGCGGGAGCAGAAGGTCAAGCTGCCCGCGACCGACCTCGCGGAGCTGACGCGCTACCTGCAGGTGTCGGACGCGCGGAACCTGATGGACTACCTCACGCGCTTCGAGGTGACGCTCTCGGTGCTCCAGGTTCCCGAGGCGCTGGAGCGCGTCACCTACGAGCTGGTCGAGGACGGCGCCGCCGACGGCGTGCGCTACATGGAGATCCGCTACTCGCCGATTCTCTGCACCAAGAAGGGCATGCCGCTCACCGAGGCGGTGGAGGCGCCGCTCCGCGGGATGCGGCGCGCCGAGCGGGACTTCGGGGTGCGGACCGGCCTCATCATCTGCGGGATCCGGAACATGAGCCCCGCGACCTCCATGGACCTCGCGAACCTCACCGTCGCCTTCAAGGGGAAGGGCGTCGTGGCGTTCGATCTGGCCGGGGCCGAGTACAACTATCCCGCCAAGAAGCACCGCGAGGCGTTCTACACCGTGGTCAACGCCAACGTGAACGCCACCATCCACGCCGGCGAGGCGTACGGCCCGGAGTCCATCGCCCAGGCACTGCACTACTGCCATGCCGACCGGATCGGCCACGGCACCCGGCTGTTCGAGGACCCGGACCTCGAGCGCTACGTCAACGACCGGCGCGTCCCGCTCGAGGTGTGCGTCACCTGCAACGTCCAGACGCACGCGGTGCCGTCGATCGAGCAGCACCCGGTGCGCCGCTACTTCGACCTCGGCATCGTCGTGTCGCTCAACACCGACAATCGGCTGATGAGCGCCACCACCGTCACCGACGAGTACTACCTCGCGCACACCCGCCTCGGCTTCAACCGCGCGGAGATCGAGCGGATGATTCTCGACGGCTTCGCCAGCGCCTTCCTGCCCTACCAGGAGCGCATGGGCATGGTCGAGGACGCGAAGAAGGAGCTGGCGCAGCTGCGCAACGGCACGGGCGCGTTGAAGGCCGCGAAGTGA
- a CDS encoding purine-nucleoside phosphorylase, translating to MTGGAGAGAVREATEAVRRAIAPRRPTVALVLGSGLGFLGEDIRDAVRVPYARIPGFPAPTVQGHAGELIAGTLEDKQVLAQSGRFHMYEGHDSAVVGLPVRVFAELGVRTLVVTNAAGGIRRTLRPGALMLIADHLNFTGRQPLAGPVVEGEERFPDMSDPYDRELRALARAVAAEERIALDEGTYAATLGPSYETKAEIEMLKRVGADAVGMSTVPEIIVARARGLRCLGISTVTNLAAGLGAPTLSHAEVLETAERVKGDLARLVRGIVRKL from the coding sequence ATGACGGGAGGGGCGGGGGCGGGGGCGGTCCGGGAGGCGACGGAGGCCGTGCGCCGGGCCATCGCGCCGCGGCGGCCGACGGTGGCGCTGGTCCTGGGGTCGGGCCTCGGCTTTCTCGGCGAGGACATCCGGGACGCGGTGCGCGTGCCCTACGCGCGGATCCCCGGCTTCCCCGCGCCCACCGTCCAGGGGCACGCGGGCGAGCTGATCGCCGGAACGCTCGAGGACAAGCAGGTGCTGGCGCAGAGCGGGCGCTTCCACATGTACGAGGGTCACGACTCCGCCGTGGTGGGGCTGCCCGTCCGGGTGTTCGCCGAGCTGGGGGTCCGCACGCTCGTCGTCACCAACGCCGCCGGCGGCATCCGCCGCACCCTTCGGCCGGGCGCCCTGATGCTGATCGCCGACCACCTCAACTTCACCGGTCGGCAGCCGCTGGCCGGGCCGGTGGTGGAGGGCGAGGAGCGCTTCCCGGACATGAGCGACCCCTACGACCGCGAGCTGCGCGCCCTCGCCCGCGCCGTCGCGGCCGAGGAGCGGATCGCGCTCGACGAGGGCACCTACGCGGCCACGCTCGGCCCGTCGTACGAAACCAAGGCGGAGATCGAGATGCTCAAGCGGGTGGGCGCGGACGCGGTGGGCATGAGCACGGTGCCGGAGATCATCGTGGCGCGCGCGCGGGGCCTGCGCTGTCTCGGCATCTCCACCGTGACCAATCTCGCCGCCGGGCTCGGCGCGCCGACGCTCTCGCACGCGGAAGTGCTGGAGACCGCCGAGCGGGTGAAGGGGGATTTGGCGCGGCTGGTCAGGGGGATTGTTCGAAAGCTGTGA
- a CDS encoding 5'-nucleotidase C-terminal domain-containing protein, which translates to MLLLPAVAGAVLLVAQARPSADSILLRVLATNDFHGSLEAGVQAWSNHRPVGGAAAVAGMMDRLARACSCVTIRLDGGDVMQGSPVSNLTWGRATVDAFNLMGYAAAAVGNHEFDWGVDTLAVRVRQARFAWLSANVRDRAGGATPPWTAPWRMVIAGGRRIAVVGYSTESTPSTTRPSNVAALSFDSGPARLDAAIAAARAERPDWVIVVAHAGAFCTPDGGCAGEVVDLAAALHNRPDLIVSGHTHTLVETTVNGIPIVQARSNGIALGIVDFVDSAGVRVVRMRVETVWADRETADTAVARLVATEARRVAPLTSRVVATLAGPLVRSGDQYPLGNLIADADRAATGADVALVNNGGIRADLAAGPVTWGALFEVEPFQNFLVKLRVTGAVLRRTLEHAVGTGEARAHVSGVTVRVNSAAPEGQRVIAVALAGGRPLADSAWYTVSVPDFVAAGGSGYAMLRGAAAENSGTVDLDALSEWLRKLPQPVQPPEDVRVQEAGR; encoded by the coding sequence ATGTTGCTCCTGCCCGCGGTCGCCGGCGCCGTCCTCCTGGTGGCGCAGGCGCGCCCATCGGCCGACTCGATCCTGCTGCGCGTTCTCGCCACCAACGACTTCCACGGCTCGCTCGAGGCCGGGGTCCAGGCGTGGAGCAACCATCGGCCCGTCGGCGGCGCCGCCGCGGTGGCGGGCATGATGGACCGCCTCGCCCGCGCGTGCAGCTGCGTCACGATCCGTCTCGACGGCGGGGACGTGATGCAGGGCTCGCCGGTGTCCAACCTGACCTGGGGCCGCGCCACCGTGGACGCGTTCAACCTGATGGGTTACGCGGCCGCGGCGGTCGGGAACCACGAGTTCGACTGGGGCGTGGACACGCTCGCCGTGCGGGTCCGGCAGGCCCGCTTCGCGTGGCTGTCCGCCAACGTCCGCGACCGTGCCGGCGGCGCGACGCCGCCGTGGACCGCGCCGTGGCGGATGGTCATCGCCGGCGGCCGACGCATTGCGGTCGTGGGGTACAGCACCGAGAGCACGCCCTCGACCACCCGGCCTTCCAACGTGGCCGCCCTCTCGTTCGACAGCGGGCCCGCGAGGCTGGACGCGGCGATCGCCGCCGCGCGCGCCGAGCGCCCGGACTGGGTGATCGTGGTGGCGCACGCGGGCGCGTTCTGCACCCCCGACGGGGGTTGCGCGGGGGAGGTCGTGGATCTCGCCGCCGCCCTCCACAACCGCCCGGACCTGATCGTCAGCGGCCACACGCACACGCTGGTCGAGACCACCGTCAACGGCATCCCCATCGTGCAGGCGCGCTCCAACGGCATCGCGCTCGGGATCGTGGACTTCGTGGACAGCGCCGGCGTGCGGGTGGTCCGGATGCGGGTCGAGACCGTGTGGGCCGACCGCGAGACGGCGGATACCGCGGTCGCTCGCCTGGTCGCCACCGAGGCGCGGCGCGTCGCGCCGCTCACCTCGCGCGTGGTCGCGACCCTCGCCGGACCGCTGGTCAGGAGCGGCGACCAGTATCCTCTCGGCAACCTGATCGCCGACGCCGACCGGGCGGCCACCGGCGCCGACGTGGCGCTGGTCAACAACGGCGGGATCCGCGCCGACCTCGCCGCCGGCCCCGTCACCTGGGGCGCGCTGTTCGAGGTCGAGCCGTTCCAGAACTTCCTGGTGAAGCTGCGGGTCACGGGCGCGGTGCTGCGGCGGACGCTCGAGCACGCGGTCGGCACGGGGGAAGCGCGCGCCCACGTCTCGGGCGTGACGGTGCGGGTCAACTCGGCGGCGCCCGAGGGCCAGCGGGTGATCGCCGTTGCGCTGGCCGGCGGGCGCCCGCTGGCCGACAGCGCCTGGTACACGGTGTCGGTGCCCGACTTCGTGGCGGCCGGCGGCAGCGGCTACGCGATGCTGCGCGGCGCGGCGGCGGAGAACAGCGGCACGGTGGATCTCGACGCGCTGTCGGAGTGGCTGCGGAAGCTCCCGCAGCCCGTGCAGCCCCCCGAGGACGTCCGCGTCCAGGAGGCCGGGCGATGA
- a CDS encoding AAA family ATPase: protein MAEGIFGLTEGSGEEVLERLGYDLTAAAGRGDLEPVRCRDEEISRVVDILLRQTKHNPALVGDAGVGKTAIVEGLAQRVVARAVPAALRGVRIVALDHVALLAGTVYRGQYEERLRRLVKAVSEDPDVILFVDELHNLIGQGTAMGAAMDAANMLKPALVRADIRVIGATTAAEYDRWVKGDPALERRFQPVLVRELTAEQTMEILRARRPRLEHHHAVAIEEDALAAALVLTGKFVTDRLQPDKAIDVLDEACAHAQATATLPPELERIVRERRRVDAAIRRRLARGESVDGGPGGGGGAGGRAAPAGDGAAGEEDALETFTREIGAAMERLGAEIERVFGGSASPAAEPAPEREAPGPRDREPARRETLLERRERLDGELRRGLERLGVVVRGSDVARAVGVAVGKRIEWTG from the coding sequence ATGGCGGAAGGCATCTTCGGGCTGACCGAGGGCTCCGGCGAGGAGGTGCTGGAGCGGCTCGGCTACGACCTCACGGCGGCGGCGGGGCGCGGCGACCTGGAGCCGGTCCGCTGCCGCGACGAGGAGATCAGCCGCGTCGTTGACATCCTGCTGCGGCAGACCAAGCACAACCCGGCCCTGGTCGGCGACGCCGGCGTGGGGAAGACCGCCATCGTCGAAGGCCTGGCCCAGCGCGTGGTCGCGCGTGCGGTGCCGGCGGCGCTGCGCGGTGTGCGCATCGTGGCCCTCGACCACGTGGCGCTGCTGGCCGGTACGGTGTACCGCGGCCAGTACGAGGAGCGGCTGCGCCGGCTGGTGAAGGCGGTCTCGGAGGATCCCGACGTCATCCTGTTCGTGGACGAGCTGCACAACCTCATCGGGCAGGGCACGGCGATGGGCGCGGCGATGGACGCCGCGAACATGCTCAAGCCCGCGCTGGTGCGGGCCGACATCCGGGTGATCGGGGCCACCACGGCGGCGGAGTACGACCGCTGGGTCAAGGGCGATCCGGCGCTCGAGCGCCGCTTCCAGCCGGTCCTGGTGCGCGAGCTCACCGCCGAGCAGACGATGGAGATCCTCCGGGCCCGGCGGCCGCGGCTCGAGCACCATCACGCGGTGGCGATCGAGGAGGACGCGCTCGCGGCGGCGCTGGTGCTGACCGGGAAGTTCGTGACCGACCGGCTGCAGCCGGACAAGGCGATCGACGTGCTCGACGAGGCGTGCGCCCACGCGCAGGCCACCGCCACGCTGCCTCCGGAGCTCGAGCGCATCGTGCGCGAGCGCCGGCGGGTGGACGCCGCGATTCGCCGCCGCCTCGCGCGCGGCGAGTCGGTGGACGGCGGCCCGGGCGGCGGGGGCGGGGCAGGCGGGCGCGCCGCGCCGGCGGGCGACGGCGCCGCCGGCGAGGAGGACGCCCTGGAGACGTTCACCCGGGAGATCGGTGCGGCGATGGAGCGGCTCGGTGCCGAGATCGAGCGGGTCTTCGGGGGCTCGGCATCGCCGGCCGCGGAGCCGGCGCCGGAGCGCGAGGCGCCGGGTCCGCGGGACCGGGAGCCGGCGCGGCGCGAGACCCTGCTCGAGCGGCGCGAGCGGCTGGACGGCGAGCTCAGGCGCGGCCTCGAGCGGCTCGGCGTCGTGGTCCGCGGATCGGACGTGGCGCGCGCGGTCGGCGTGGCGGTCGGCAAGCGGATCGAGTGGACGGGATGA